From Oncorhynchus mykiss isolate Arlee chromosome 6, USDA_OmykA_1.1, whole genome shotgun sequence, the proteins below share one genomic window:
- the LOC110525543 gene encoding cytochrome c oxidase subunit 6A, mitochondrial-like — translation MAAFGRISQTLLRSSLIQTRQLSATAAHGHAEQTARTWKILSFVVALPGVAVCMLNMYLKMQHHAAHHVEPEFVPYSHLRIRSKRFPWGDGNKSLFHNPEVNALPDGYEGRDE, via the exons atgGCGGCTTTCGGACGAATTTCTCAAACCCTCCTGCGTTCCTCATTGATCCAGACTCGTCAACTCTCTGCCACAGCGGCCCATGGTCATGCAGAGCAAACAG CCAGAACATGGAAGATCCTCTCCTTTGTGGTTGCCCTTCCGGGAGTTGCAGTGTGCATGTTGAACATGTACCTGAAAATGCAGCACCATGCTGCGCACCATGTGGAGCCAGAGTTTGTCCCTTACAGCCATCTTCGCATTCGCAGCAAG CGTTTCCCTTGGGGAGATGGCAACAAGAGCCTGTTCCACAACCCTGAAGTGAATGCCCTCCCTGATGGCTATGAGGGACGTGACGAGTGA